Proteins from one Porites lutea chromosome 3, jaPorLute2.1, whole genome shotgun sequence genomic window:
- the LOC140929386 gene encoding histamine H2 receptor-like, which translates to MQADTIINNSFTSSSTPHEAAQNLSGNASSGGETIGPSNTEIISQVIILLVVLIISVGGNGLVCFLVFTVKQLQIPTNYFILSLAMADFLFAVMCLPFRIVNILQNYHWTLGLAACKFWIWLDLLFCSASIANLAAISVDRYLKIASPLTYDIRMTSVRVVLTLIALWGYSVCLASLSFVQGEAPGIIVVRQTCYIDNKIFLTVISVIGFFAPFLIMVLMYCFVFKMALAQAKEMFRRHETLYAGNKPNARRKSTRMSAGTIFFEVKATKTLIILLSVFCVCWSPFFVMTLLSLHSPEVYRGLPRWLSVLLKVMFVHLLPNCNSAFNPIIYTIYNHQFRKATEKLFKHYRRARSGSFTSFSEPLTELRRSNHAACSRPSQTTSSCMREESGI; encoded by the coding sequence ATGCAAGCGGATACCATCATTAACAACAGTTTCACCTCGTCCAGCACTCCTCATGAGGCGGCGCAGAATCTTTCTGGAAATGCATCGAGCGGTGGAGAGACGATTGGTCCAAGTAATACTGAAATTATTTCACAGGTCATCATTCTTCTTGTCGTGCTCATAATATCAGTTGGAGGAAACGGACTAGTTTGCTTTCTCGTCTTTACGGTCAAACAACTACAAATTCCTACAAACTATTTCATTCTTTCCTTGGCGATGGCCGATTTCTTATTCGCAGTGATGTGTCTGCCTTTTCGTATCGTCAACATTCTACAGAATTACCATTGGACACTAGGACTGGCCGCATGCAAATTCTGGATCTGGTTAGATTTACTATTCTGTTCTGCCTCCATCGCTAACTTAGCAGCCATTAGCGTCGACCGCTATTTAAAAATCGCTTCTCCGCTAACCTACGACATACGGATGACATCTGTGAGGGTGGTTTTGACTTTAATAGCATTATGGGGATACTCCGTATGTCTTGCGTCGCTATCTTTTGTACAGGGCGAAGCGCCAGGTATTATAGTCGTAAGACAAACGTGTTACATTGACAACAAGATCTTCTTGACAGTTATTTCCGTCATAGGATTTTTCGCGCCTTTCCTTATTATGGTACTTATGtattgctttgtttttaaaatggctCTTGCTCAGGCAAAGGAAATGTTTCGTCGGCATGAAACACTTTACGCCGGAAATAAACCGAACGCACGGCGAAAGTCAACCCGAATGTCTGCTGGAACAATTTTCTTCGAGGTGAAAGCAACCAAAACTTTGATCATACTTCTCAGCGTGTTTTGTGTTTGTTGGTCGCCTTTTTTCGTTATGACGTTGCTGAGTCTTCACAGCCCAGAGGTTTATCGAGGATTACCTCGTTGGTTATCCGTTTTACTGAAAGTCATGTTCGTCCATCTTTTGCCAAACTGCAACTCTGCCTTCAATCCCATTATTTACACCATTTATAATCATCAGTTCAGGAAAGCTACTGAAAAACTTTTCAAGCACTATAGGAGAGCAAGATCTGGAAGTTTTACTTCTTTTTCTGAACCCCTAACAGAACTTAGAAGGAGTAACCATGCAGCTTGTTCAAGACCTTCACAAACGACGTCATCTTGTATGCGTGAAGAAAGCGGCATTTAA